The following are encoded in a window of Rosa chinensis cultivar Old Blush chromosome 4, RchiOBHm-V2, whole genome shotgun sequence genomic DNA:
- the LOC112197717 gene encoding transcription factor SRM1: MSVDEAVASALWTWEQDKAFENALATYPEDAPDRWDKIAADVEGKNLEEIKHHYELLLDDVSQIEAGCIPLPCYNSSSEGSTSHASDEGTSKKGHYSSESNHGSKASRADQERRKGIAWTEDEHRQFLLGLEKYGKGDWRSISRNFVVTRTPTQVASHAQKYFIRLNSMNKDRRRSSIHDITSVNNGEIAAIQGPITGQGNGSAVGPSGSAKSTKQSAAGPPGVGMYGAPSIGQPIGGPLVSAVGTPVNLAGHSPHMAYGVRAPMPPGALVPGAPMNMPPMTYPMPHTAHR, translated from the exons ATGAGTGTGGACGAAGCGGTTGCTAGCGCCTTGTGGACTTGGGAGCAGGATAAGGCATTTGAGAATGCCCTGGCAACTTATCCTGAGGATGCTCCAGATCGTTGGGACAAAATTGCAGCTGATGTAGAAGGGAAAAACCTAGAGGAGATAAAGCATCATTATGAACTCTTACTTGATGATGTAAGCCAGATCGAAGCTGGTTGTATTCCACTGCCTTGCTACAATTCTTCTTCCGAGGGTTCAACAAGTCATGCCAGTGATGAAGGAACCAGTAAGAAGGGACACTACAGCAGTGAATCTAATCATGGAAGTAAGGCTTCAAGGGCAGATCAGGAACGCCGTAAGGGGATTGCTTGGACGGAGGATGAACACAG GCAATTTCTTCTAGGATtggaaaaatatggaaaagGTGATTGGCGAAGTATATCACGGAACTTTGTGGTAACAAGAACACCCACCCAAGTGGCAAGCCATGCACAAAAGTATTTCATACGTCTGAATTCAATGAACAAGGACAGAAGGCGATCAAGCATCCATGACATCACCAGTGTCAACAATGGAGAAATTGCGGCAATCCAAGGGCCGATCACTGGTCAAGGAAATGGTTCTGCAGTAGGCCCATCTGGCTCTGCGAAATCAACCAAACAATCTGCTGCTGGACCCCCGGGGGTTGGCATGTATGGTGCACCAAGTATCGGGCAACCAATTGGAGGACCTCTTGTCTCAGCTGTTGGCACACCAGTGAATCTTGCTGGCCATTCCCCACACATGGCATATGGTGTGAGAGCCCCTATGCCTCCTGGAGCACTTGTTCCTGGGGCACCAATGAACATGCCCCCCATGACATACCCTATGCCTCACACGGCTCATAGGTAA
- the LOC112200194 gene encoding transmembrane protein 53, producing MGSLSGILQRPLIAAAAVGFASFSSDFSLILPSHQSQSQSQSNHSSSDLSTSTTTLSSDISLSKLAASLSFISRIQVPVPTINLPIPNSHCNSLYSSVASSPALLKLYHSAHLAKAPNPAACKHDIISSSTSVPDVSYTWHLPEPNALDVSRTSDCSSAKMRTVVVLLGWLGAKQKHLKRYADWYTSQGFHVITFTLPMADILKYQPGGKVEDHIDLLVTHLADWLEEEQGKNLLFHTFSNTGWLTYGVMLEKFQKHDPSVMGRIRGCVVDSAPVAAPDPQVWASGFSAALLKKHSVATKGTTDTSELGMDALVDSKEVVAPKPAVTEAALLLVLEKFFEVVLNLPTVNRRLSDVLGLLSARQPSCPQLYIYSSADRVIPAGSVESFIKQQRRAGHEVRACNFVSTPHVDHFRNDPKLYTSELTHFLEDCVLTCCKQSR from the exons ATGGGTTCCTTGTCTGGAATCCTTCAACGCCCTCTAATCGCCGCCGCCGCTGTTGgctttgcttctttttcttccgaCTTCTCCCTCATACTGCCCTCTcaccaatcccaatcccaatcccaatccaaCCACTCCTCCTCGGATTTATCTACTTCAACGACAACTTTGTCATCGGACATTTCGCTTTCTAAGCTCGCCGCAAGCCTCTCCTTTATCTCCAGAATTCAAGTACCTGTTCCCACCATCAACTTGCCAATTCCCAATTCCCACTGCAATTCCCTCTATTCTTCGGTTGCATCTTCCCCCGCTCTTCTTAAGCTCTATCACTCTGCACACTTGGCCAAAGCGCCCAACCCAGCTGCATGTAAACATGACATAATATCATCATCCACTTCCGTCCCTGACGTCTCCTACACATGGCATTTGCCTGAGCCAAATGCTCTTGATGTTTCCCGCACCTCTGATTGTTCATCTGCAAAGATGCGGACTGTGGTCGTTTTGCTGGGATGGTTAGGCGCGAAGCAAAAGCATCTCAAGAGGTATGCCGACTGGTATACTTCCCAGGGGTTTCACGTCATCACCTTTACTTTACCCATGGCTGACATTCTCAAATACCAGCCTGGTGGTAAAGTCGAAGACCACATTGACCTGCTTGTCACTCATTTGGCTGATTGGTTAGAAGAGGAGCAGGGAAAGAACCTGCTTTTTCATACTTTCAGCAACACCGGATGGTTAAC GTATGGTGTAATGTTGGAGAAGTTCCAGAAGCATGATCCTTCTGTAATGGGCAGGATTCGGGGCTGCGTTGTGGATTCCGCACCTGTTGCAGCACCTGACCCGCAG GTCTGGGCTTCTGGTTTCTCTGCAGCCTTACTGAAAAAGCATAGTGTAGCAACGAAAGGAACCACAGACACTAGTGAGTTAGGGATGGATGCTTTGGTTGACAGCAAGGAAGTAGTGGCACCCAAACCTGCAGTAACTGAGGCAGCTTTGCTTTTAGTTTTGGAGAAGTTCTTTGAGGTGGTTTTGAATCTTCCTACAGTGAACAG GAGGCTTTCTGATGTTTTGGGCTTACTGTCAGCACGACAACCAAGCTGTCCGCAATTATATATCTACAGCTCTGCAGACAGAGTCATTCCTGCAGGATCTGTGGAGTCGTTCATAAAACAACAGCGGAGGGCTGGACATGAGGTTAGGGCTTGCAACTTTGTCTCGACACCTCATGTTGATCATTTCAGAAATGACCCGAAGCTGTATACTTCTGAGCTAACTCACTTTCTGGAGGACTGTGTGCTTACTTGTTGCAAACAGTCTCGTTAA
- the LOC112199817 gene encoding UDP-N-acetylmuramoyl-tripeptide--D-alanyl-D-alanine ligase-like produces the protein MAKGKILQEAKPGDVCVLHFDDPLVRSLLPLPFGVQKVLFGQTAGCDVGLVACESTHGGLGVSYRDKMVICFLFRVEFVIPSPGLHLALNACAAAAVATLLGVSLSQVGSCLSAFTPVKMRSELEVARNGVKIVNDVYNANPVSSRAAIDLLKSTIDCKGQKIAILGDMLELGPSWEEVLHVQQPRI, from the exons ATGGCCAAAGGGAAGATTCTCCAGGAGGCAAAGCCCGGAGACGTGTGTGTTCTCCATTTTGATGATCCATTAGTTAGGAGCCTCCTCCCTCTACCATTTGGGGTTCAAAAG GTGCTCTTTGGTCAGACGGCGGGGTGTGATGTTGGTTTGGTTGCGTGCGAAAGCACACACGGAGGTCTTGGAGTATCATACAGAGAT AAAATGGTGATATGTTTCCTTTTCAGGGTAGAATTTGTGATACCCAGTCCAGGTCTGCATTTGGCTCTCAATGCTTGTGCAGCAGCGGCAGTTGCAACTCTTTTAGGAGTTTCTCTTTCTCAAGTTGGAAGTTGTCTATCAGCATTTACTCCCGTCAAAATGAGGTCAGAGCTTGAAGTTGCTAGAAATGGAGTCAAGATAGTCAATGATGTTTACAATGCCAATCCTGTGAGCTCCAGAGCTGCCATTGACTTATTGAAGAGTACTATTGATTGCAAGGGCCAAAAAATTGCCATACTTGGTGACATGTTAGAACTCGGGCCTAGTTGGGAAGAGGTTCTGCACGTACAGCAGCCAAGGATATGA
- the LOC112197058 gene encoding myosin-1 codes for MSQKSTSTPSFQSIKSLPGDFRFSGAPASDRFGDDDNVRNSNIISSSIPENGELKDSTAEGVEGSPGPLGDTDQVIDDSPYTGDTISTEDRQSSVDEDLDSVTPPLPSISSFRTERRWGDTTSYAGKKKLQSWYQLPNGNWELGKILSTSVTETVISLPNEKVIKVKTEDLVPANPDILNGVDDLMQLSYLNEPSVLYNLQYRYNRDMIYTKAGPVLVAINPFKKVCLYGNEYIEAYKHKAVDSPHVYAITDTAIREMVRDEVNQSIIISGESGAGKTETAKIAMQYLAALGGGSGIEHEILKTNPILEAFGNAKTLRNDNSSRFGKLIEIHFSETGKISGANIQTFLLEKSRVVQCTEGERSYHIFYQLCAGAPPALREMLNLKSADEYKYLQQSNCYSITGVDDAEEFRVVKEALDVVHINKEDQESVFAMLAAVLWLGNISFSVIDNENHVEAVADEGLFTVAKLVGCCPEELMLALSTRKMRVGNDNIVQKLTLSQAVDTRDALAKSIYACLFEWLVEQINKSLAVGKRRTGRSISILDIYGFESFDRNSFEQFCINYANERLQQHFNRHLFKLEQEEYIQDGIDWTRVEFEDNQDCLGLFEKRPLGLLSLLDEESTFPNGSDLTFANKLKQHLSSNSSFRGERDKAFTISHYAGEVTYDTTGFLEKNRDLLHLDSIQLLSSCSCHLPQIFASSMLNRSEKPVVGPLHKLGGADSQKLSVATKFKGQLFLLMKRLENTTPHFIRCIKPNNSQSPGIYEQGLVLQQLRCCGVLEVVRISRSGFPTRMSHQKFARRYGFLLLENVASQEPLSVSVAILHQFNILPEMYQVGYTKLFFRTGQIGVLEDTRNRTLHGILRVQSCFRGHQARCYLKELRRGITTLQSFVRGEKTRKEYAVLLQRHRAAVFIQKLMKSRIARKKFINICDASIVIQSVYRGWFVRRCSGGIGLMKPGSTKANESDEVLVKSSFLAELQRRVLKAEAALREKEEENDILHQRLQQYENRWSEYELKMKSMEEVWQKQMRSLQSSLSIAKKSLAIDDSERNSDASVNASDDRDYSWDTGSNHKGQDSNGGRPMSAGLSVISRLTEEFDQRSQVFGDDAKFLVEVKSGQVEASLNPDRELRRLKQMFEAWKKDYGARLRETKVVLTKLGNEEGTVDRAKKKWWGRRNSSRIN; via the exons CCCGGGCCTCTTGGTGACACGGACCAAGTAATTGATGATTCACCATATACCGGCGACACTATCTCCACTGAAGACAGGCAGTCAAGTGTTGATGAAGACCTGGATTCTGTAACTCCACCTTTACCCTCAATATCTTCATTTCGCACAGAACGTCGGTGGGGTGACACCACGTCATATGCTGGGAAGAAG AAGCTACAATCTTGGTACCAACTTCCAAATGGGAATTGGGAACTGGGGAAAATATTGTCGACTTCAGTCACTGAAACTGTTATATCACTGCCTAACGAGAAG GTTATAAAGGTAAAAACTGAAGATTTGGTTCCAGCAAATCCTGATATCCTTAATGGTGTGGATGATCTCATGCAACTTAGTTACTTAAACGAACCATCAGTGCTGTACAATCTTCAGTATAGATACAATCGAGATATGATTTAT ACAAAAGCGGGACCAGTGTTGGTTGCTATCAACCCCTTTAAGAAAGTTTGTTTATATGGGAACGAATACATTGAAGCATATAAGCATAAAGCTGTTGATAGTCCACATGTATATGCCATCACAGACACAGCCATCCGAGAAATGGTTCGAG ATGAAGTAAATCAATCGATAATTATAAG TGGGGAAAGTGGAGCAGGAAAAACTGAAACTGCAAAGATAGCAATGCAATATTTGGCCGCACTTGGAGGTGGAAGTGGAATAGAACATGAAATATTGAAAACTAATCCGATACTAGAAGCCTTTGGTAATGCGAAAACATTAAGAAATGACAACTCAAGTCGCTTT GGAAAATTGATTGAAATCCACTTTAGTGAAACTGGAAAGATATCTGGTGCCAACATTCAAACTT TTTTGCTTGAAAAG TCTAGAGTCGTCCAATGCACTGAGGGAGAAAGGTCATACCATATATTTTATCAGCTGTGTGCTGGAGCTCCACCTGCTCTTAGAG AGATGCTGAACTTGAAGAGTGCAGATGAGTACAAATATCTGCAGCAAAGCAATTGTTATTCCATTACTGGAGTTGATGATGCTGAAGAATTTCGTGTGGTCAAG GAAGCTCTAGATGTCGTCCATATTAACAAGGAAGACCAAGAAAGTGTCTTTGCAATGCTTGCTGCAGTCTTGTGGCTGGGAAACATCTCATTTAGTGTGATTGATAATGAAAATCATGTGGAAGCTGTGGCAGATGAAG GTTTGTTTACTGTTGCTAAATTGGTTGGATGTTGCCCGGAGGAGCTTATGCTTGCTTTATCAACTCGCAAAATGCGAGTTGGTAATGACAATATTGTCCAAAAGCTAACACTATCACAG GCTGTCGATACGAGAGATGCTTTGGCAAAGTCGATCTatgcatgtttgtttgagtgGTTGGTTGAACAAATTAACAAATCACTTGCAGTAGGAAAGCGGCGTACTGGCAGATCTATTAGCATTCTGGATATCTATGGTTTTGAATCCTTTGAT AGAAATAGTTTTGAACAATTCTGCATTAATTATGCAAATGAGAGATTGCAGCAGCACTTCAATCGCCACTTGTTCAAACTAGAGCAGGAG gaATATATTCAGGATGGCATTGATTGGACAAGAGTTGAATTTGAAGACAACCAAGATTGCCTTGGCCTTTTTGAAAAG AGACCGTTGGGATTACTGTCCCTCTTAGATGAAGAGTCCACTTTCCCAAATGGTAGTGATTTGACCTTCGCCAACAAGCTTAAGCAACATCTGAGTTCTAATTCTTCTTTTAGAGGAGAACGAGACAAAGCCTTTACTATCAGTCATTATGCTGGAGAG GTTACGTATGACACAACAGGTTTTTTGGAGAAGAATAGAGACTTGCTGCATTTGGATTCCATTCAGCTTCTTTCCTCATGCTCATGCCACCTTCCTCAGATATTTGCATCTAGTATGCTCAATCGATCTGAGAAGCCTGTAGTTGGCCCCTTGCATAAATTAGGTGGAGCAGACTCCCAGAAGCTGAGTGTTGCAACAAAATTTAAG GGCCAATTGTTCCTACTGATGAAACGTCTTGAGAACACCACTCCACATTTCATACGTTGTATCAAGCCCAACAATAGTCAATCTCCAGGAATATATGAGCAAGGACTTGTCCTGCAGCAGCTAAGATGCTGTGGAGTCCTTGAAGTGGTTCGAATATCGAGATCTGGCTTTCCTACCAGAATGTCTCACCAGAAGTTTGCAAGAAG ATATGGTTTTCTTCTGCTGGAGAATGTTGCATCACAGGAGCCACTTAGTGTTTCAGTTGCTATTCTTCATCAGTTCAATATATTACCAGAGATGTATCAAGTGGGCTATACAAAATTGTTTTTCCGTACTGGACAG ATTGGGGTGCTTGAGGATACCAGAAATCGTACACTCCATGGTATTTTACGCGTTCAAAGCTGCTTTAGAGGACACCAAGCTCGATGTTACCTTAAGGAGCTGAGAAGAGGAATCACCACGCTTCAATCCT TTGTAAGGGGAGAGAAAACGAGAAAGGAGTATGCAGTTTTACTGCAGAGGCATAGAGCTGCTGTATTCATACAAAAGCTGATGAAAAGCAGGATTGCAAGGAAGAAATTCATTAACATTTGTGATGCATCAATCGTGATACAATCAG TTTATCGTGGCTGGTTTGTCAGAAGATGCTCAGGAGGTATAGGATTAATGAAACCTGGGAGCACAAAG GCGAACGAGTCAGATGAGGTGCTGGTCAAATCATCTTTTCTAGCTGAATTACAACGTCGTGTTCTTAAGGCTGAAGCTGCCTtgagagagaaggaagaggagAACGACATTCTCCACCAACGCCTCCAACAGTATGAGAACCGCTGGTCTGAATATGAGCTGAAAATGAAATCCATGGAAGAAGTATGGCAGAAACAAATGAGATCCCTGCAATCCAGCCTCTCAATTGCCAAGAAGAGCCTTGCCATTGATGATTCTGAGAGAAATTCTGATGCATCGGTCAATGCAAGTGATGATCGCGACTACAGTTGGGATACAGGAAGCAACCATAAAGGCCAAGATAGCAATGGGGGAAGACCCATGAGTGCCGGTTTGAGTGTTATAAGCCGGTTGACTGAAGAATTTGACCAGAGGAGTCAAGTATTTGGTGATGACGCCAAGTTCTTGGTGGAGGTAAAATCTGGTCAAGTTGAAGCAAGTCTGAATCCAGACCGAGAGCTTAGAAGGTTGAAGCAGATGTTTGAGGCTTGGAAGAAGGATTATGGTGCAAGACTTCGGGAGACAAAGGTGGTGTTGACTAAGCTTGGAAATGAAGAGGGTACTGTTGATAGGGCAAAAAAGAAGTGGTGGGGAAGGAGGAACAGCTCGAGGATAAATTAA
- the LOC112200195 gene encoding F-box/LRR-repeat protein 4 — MDQMGGSINEALRDDELRSVLAKLESQRDKEVFGLVCKRWLHLQSTERRRLSARAGPHMLRKMAARFSRLHELDLSQSLSRSFYPGVTDSDLSVIANGFNCLRLLTLQNCKGVTDAGIIAIGSGLSSLQSLDVSYCRKLTDKGLSAVAQGCSDLRALHLAGCRFITDALLHALSNNCHSLQHLALQGCTNISDSGLSDLVNGCQQIEFLDINKCSNIGDIGVSSVSKACSSSLKTLKLLDCYRVGDESIISLATFCKNLETLIIGGCRDISDASINLLASSSCKGSLKNLRMDWCLNITDSSLSCILLQCRNLEALDIGCCEEVSDAAFQGLNGGEVELTLTLKVLKVSNCPKISVAGIAMVLEKCQMLKYLDVRSCPQITKGGCDEAGLQFPQSCKVNFTGSLGEPDVFL; from the exons ATGGATCAAATGGGAGGAAGCATCAACGAGGCACTGAGAGATGACGAGCTTCGATCGGTGCTGGCCAAGCTGGAGAGTCAGCGGGACAAGGAGGTGTTCGGGTTGGTGTGCAAGAGGTGGCTTCACTTGCAGAGCACTGAGAGGAGGAGGCTGTCCGCACGTGCGGGGCCTCACATGCTCCGCAAAATGGCTGCCAGGTTCTCCCGCCTTCATGAGCTCGACCTCTCCCAGTCCCTTTCCAGGTCCTTCTATCCAGGTGTCACCGACTCTGATCTCTCCGTCATTGCCAATGGCTTCAACTGCTTGAGGCTCCTCACTCTCCAAAACTGTAAag gAGTTACGGATGCTGGAATCATTGCAATTGGATCTGGTCTTTCATCACTACAGTCTCTAGATGTATCGTATTGCAGAAAGTTAACAGACAAAGGATTATCAGCTGTTGCTCAGGGCTGCTCTGACCTTCGCGCACTGCATCTTGCCGGCTGCAGATTTATAACCGATGCACTATTACATGCTCTTTCAAACAATTGTCACTCTTTACAACACTTGGCTCTCCAAGGCTGTACTAATATCTCTGATTCTGGACTTAGTGACCTTGTAAATGGATGTCAACAGATCGAGTTTTTAGACATCAACAAATGCAGCAACATTGGAGACATTGGCGTTTCCAGTGTCTCCAAGGCATGTTCATCTTCTCTCAAGACACTCAAGCTATTGGACTGTTACAGAGTCGGGGATGAGTCTATAATATCCTTGGCCACATTCTGCAAAAATCTTGAAACTTTAATCATTGGTGGCTGCCGGGACATATCTGACGCATCAATAAATTTGCTGGCCTCCTCTTCTTGTAAGGGTAGTCTCAAGAACTTACGGATGGATTGGTGTTTGAATATCACAGACTCTTCCTTGAGCTGCATTCTGCTTCAGTGCAGAAACCTCGAGGCTCTTGACATTGGGTGCTGCGAGGAGGTGTCAGACGCTGCCTTCCAGGGTTTAAATGGTGGTGAAGTTGAGCTGACCCTGACCTTAAAGGTCTTAAAGGTTAGTAACTGCCCGAAAATCAGTGTGGCAGGGATAGCTATGGTGTTGGAGAAATGCCAGATGCTAAAATACTTAGATGTAAGGTCATGCCCACAAATTACAAAGGGGGGCTGTGATGAGGCCGGATTGCAGTTTCCTCAATCTTGTAAAGTCAACTTCACCGGGAGTTTAGGGGAGCCTGATGTCTTTCTTTGA
- the LOC112200196 gene encoding FAD synthetase 2, chloroplastic has translation MLSGGGSRLSNHLRQRDCDLRHRHHHQPQLGFGFVFGFGLGTRIAGLRVRRSLKPLSARRISSLRSIIHSKSPPDIPTLSHCFSQQEDDRELPSDVLSSVAGGIVALGKFDALHIGHRELAIQASKVGPPFLLSFVGMAEVLGWEPRAPIVAKCDRKRVLSTWAPYCGNMVPAEFEIQFSSVRQLTPREFVEKLLKEFGVRGVVAGENYRFGYKAAGDARELVKLCEEYGMGAYIIKSVMDKNQHSISTNSDSKDRGQVSSTRVRRALAVGDMKYVSQLLGRQHRMILIAKEQEGFRWSRHKLSVPKSCMLNLGPKEGLYGKCDLLIGDEGELVVPCSVVIDTAYIHIEMDEVGVGMYDDIVSSKQDVRLLRIEFGDLES, from the exons ATGTTGAGTGGTGGTGGCTCTCGTCTCTCGAATCACCTACGTCAGCGAGACTGCGAcctccgccaccgccaccaccaccaacccCAACTTGGTTTTGGGTTCGTCTTTGGCTTTGGATTGGGTACTCGAATCGCTGGGCTACGAGTACGACGCTCTCTCAAACCCTTGTCTGCTCGTAGAATCTCGTCTTTACGCTCTATCATTCATTCCAAGTCTCCCCCCGACATTCCTACACTCTCCCACTGTTTCAG CCAACAAGAAGACGACCGCGAGCTTCCCTCCGACGTATTGTCCTCAGTCGCAG GAGGAATAGTTGCACTGGGAAAATTCGATGCCCTTCATATTGGTCATCGAGAGCTTGCCATTCAAGCCTCAAAGGTCGGACCTCCATTTCTTTTATCATTTGTTGGAATGGCAGAAGTACTGGGTTGGGAACCTAG GGCTCCAATAGTTGCCAAATGTGATCGAAAGCGGGTTCTTTCAACTTGGGCTCCATATTGTGGTAACATGGTCCCTGCAGAgtttgaaattcaattttcaaGTGTTCGACAACTCACTCCACGGGAATTTGTTGAAAAGTTATTGAAAGAGTTTGGAGTTCGTGGGGTTGTGGCGG GTGAAAACTACCGATTTGGATATAAAGCAGCTGGTGATGCGAGAGAGCTGGTGAAGTTGTGTGAAGAATACGGTATGGGGGCTTACATCATAAAATCTGTTATGGACAAGAACCAACACTCCATCAGCACGAACTCAGATTCAAAAGACAGAGGACAAGTTTCATCTACTCGTGTTCGCCGCGCCCTTGCTGTAGGAGATATGAAGTATGTATCTCAACTTTTGGGTCGCCAACACCGCATGATATTGATTGCAAAGGAGCAGGAAGGTTTCCGTTGGAGCAGACATAAATTGTCAGTTCCAAAGTCGTGTATGTTAAATTTAGGTCCAAAAGAGGGTCTATATGGGAAGTGTGATCTCTTAATTGGTGATGAAGGCGAGCTAGTAGTGCCATGTAGTGTAGTAATTGACACAGCATATATCCACATAGAAATGGATGAGGTAGGTGTAGGTATGTATGATGATATAGTTAGTAGTAAACAGGATGTGAGGCTCTTACGTATTGAATTTGGTGATTTGGAATCTTAG
- the LOC112200197 gene encoding GEM-like protein 7 produces the protein MKASFQVQLGGQVLGYFPINSAAAASCTFERSPMNAKRLLLPAQHHVAIQYDHVPSSDHRRDQIGSSKRTQMKLRPKISETVKGKLRLGAKILRAGGTMEKVFKHLFSNNDKAAGEKLLKTCHCYLSTTAGPIAGLLFISTHKIAFCSDKPIKLSSSPNPNGQLIRVHYKVVIPLNKINRVNQSEDVKKPSQKYIEIVTVDNYDFWFMGFFNYQKAHKYLQQALISQA, from the exons ATGAAGGCTTCATTTCAGGTTCAGCTTGGAGGACAAGTTCTTGGTTATTTCCCAATCAAttcagcagcagcagcatcaTGCACATTTGAGAGGTCCCCTATGAATGCAAAGAGACTCCTGCTACCTGCTCAGCATCATGTTGCTATTCAGTATGATCATGTTCCATCATCTGATCATCGTCGTGATCAAATTGGGTCTTCAAAACGGACACAAA TGAAACTGAGGCCTAAAATCAGTGAGACAGTGAAGGGAAAGTTGAGACTTGGGGCTAAGATTCTTAGAGCAGGTGGAACAATGGAGAAGGTGTTCAAGCATTTGTTTAGTAATAATGATAAAGCAGCAGGAGAGAAGCTTTTGAAGACTTGTCACTGTTATCTATCAACCACAGCAGGTCCTATTGCAGGCCTCCTTTTCATCTCCACACACAAGATTGCCTTCTGCAGTGACAAGCCAATCAAACTGTCATCATCGCCAAATCCAAATGGACAACTCATCAGAGTCCACTACAAGGTTGTGATCCCACTCAATAAGATAAACAGAGTAAACCAGAGTGAGGATGTGAAGAAGCCATCACAGAAGTACATAGAAATAGTTACTGTGGATAATTATGACTTCTGGTTCATGGGTTTCTTCAATTACCAGAAAGCTCACAAATATCTCCAACAGGCATTAATTTCTCAGGCTTAG
- the LOC112199815 gene encoding Werner syndrome ATP-dependent helicase homolog produces MADSDHKLYHIEFYEDCITTTVTGSPHIVDQWVNETYYLHGSGSHEMNFFVGLDTEWRFDPEAHDYQVAIIQLCDVRRRCLIFQFSQQTQTGEIINNAPPHSLTTFLADQNISFVGKQVKEDVKRLARLGLHVSRAVDVSHMAAEKYRDKSHRCKGLKTLAMEFLNKEMNKHKDITLSRWDVEQLSLAQVEYACIDAFVSLRLGILLSTTNDQLDHHHPINDIKQSQHAALSS; encoded by the coding sequence ATGGCGGATTCGGATCACAAGTTGTATCATATTGAATTCTATGAAGACTGTATCACGACTACCGTAACCGGAAGCCCCCATATCGTCGATCAGTGGGTTAACGAAACTTATTACTTGCATGGCAGTGGCAGCCATGAGATGAACTTCTTTGTAGGGCTCGACACCGAATGGCGCTTCGACCCTGAAGCTCATGATTACCAAGTCGCAATCATTCAACTCTGTGACGTTCGTCGCCGTTGCCTCATCTTCCAGTTTTCTCAGCAAACCCAAACCGGCGAGATAATTAACAATGCTCCTCCTCATTCTCTCACCACTTTTCTGGCCGACCAAAACATCAGCTTTGTTGGCAAGCAAGTTAAGGAGGATGTTAAACGTTTGGCTCGTTTGGGATTGCATGTTTCACGTGCTGTGGATGTGTCTCATATGGCCGCCGAAAAGTACAGAGACAAAAGCCACAGATGCAAGGGACTTAAAACCTTGGCCATGGAGTTCCTGAACAAGGAGATGAACAAGCATAAGGATATCACGCTGAGCCGTTGGGACGTTGAGCAACTAAGTCTTGCCCAAGTCGAATATGCTTGCATTGATGCCTTCGTTTCGCTTCGACTCGGAATCCTACTCAGTACTACTAATGATCAGCTGGATCATCATCATCCCATCAATGACATAAAACAAAGCCAGCATGCTGCCCTGTCTAGCTAG